In one Chitinophaga sancti genomic region, the following are encoded:
- a CDS encoding HEPN domain-containing protein gives MRAHLPHLSKQQVIQLAKLIEKILLVLQPELIWCLGTRTTIMQDWSCFWPGEGYRETIFPTTFDLMILTTDAEKRPEYELIQLIEQQAASLPCEITCMVQKYSAFMEGLPAGYRFDTTVYRQAVPVYSNVYLFTAELPVEPTKEEIKNRITTQWNRCFTTAQRFFKTATDCQQDNWPEQAVFNLHQAAQHTCMALLRGITGYRSTTHNLSRLLTLIDNFSMELSVIFPRLTREETELFNLLNKAYSDARYKEDYTVPAEKAAILIDRIKELMSVAASLYQAKLQELDREQPIVFPITTTHETTA, from the coding sequence ATGCGTGCACATTTACCCCATCTGTCCAAACAGCAGGTCATACAACTGGCAAAGCTAATAGAGAAAATTCTGCTTGTTCTCCAACCGGAACTGATCTGGTGCTTGGGCACCCGTACTACCATTATGCAGGATTGGAGTTGCTTCTGGCCGGGTGAAGGTTACCGGGAAACGATATTCCCGACAACGTTCGACTTGATGATCCTAACCACAGATGCAGAAAAACGACCGGAATATGAACTTATCCAGTTAATAGAGCAGCAAGCGGCATCGTTACCCTGTGAAATTACCTGTATGGTGCAGAAGTATTCAGCATTTATGGAAGGGCTGCCTGCCGGTTATCGTTTCGATACTACCGTTTACCGTCAAGCGGTACCTGTTTACAGCAATGTATACCTATTCACAGCAGAACTGCCCGTTGAACCGACGAAAGAAGAGATTAAAAACAGGATTACCACTCAATGGAACCGGTGTTTCACTACTGCCCAACGGTTTTTCAAGACAGCCACTGATTGCCAGCAGGACAACTGGCCGGAGCAGGCAGTATTTAACCTCCATCAGGCAGCACAGCATACTTGCATGGCTTTATTAAGGGGCATCACTGGCTACCGGTCAACTACCCATAACCTTTCCCGCTTACTGACCCTGATAGACAACTTTAGCATGGAGCTATCCGTTATTTTTCCCCGATTGACAAGGGAAGAAACGGAACTATTCAACCTGTTAAACAAAGCCTATTCGGATGCGCGCTATAAAGAAGATTATACCGTACCTGCTGAAAAGGCTGCTATCCTCATAGACAGGATAAAGGAATTAATGTCCGTAGCCGCATCCCTTTACCAGGCAAAACTGCAAGAGCTGGATAGGGAACAACCAATTGTATTCCCTATAACAACCACACATGAGACAACAGCCTAA
- a CDS encoding site-specific integrase, whose amino-acid sequence MNIGEKLNKKGDKIYFFYDLGRGPGQRPSTGVFIYANPQNQIQKNFNKEALKILETKKSQLTIEQQAVGTPVIPAHKFKANFVEYFEDYIKLNKREGNRHLACCLTKFKAYIKSDFISPVDITENFCKRFRRHLLDTLTGETPANYYARFKWVLKAATKDGYFRSNPTEDIPAVRNPSAALKEHLESEEYVALLNTPCFNQQVKLAFLFSCYTGLRWVDVKRLEWQDLQGGTLITRIIQQKTGKPVVLTLHPIALAILEEIKQLQLGKATSTNKVFSLPTANGANKVLGEWIKRAGVNKYVTWSCARLSFSILLKDKNVDDVTIAYLMGHTTTRQVQQTYKRHKPKDQSEAISHLPSFNIAGFL is encoded by the coding sequence ATGAACATTGGAGAAAAGCTCAATAAGAAAGGAGATAAGATTTATTTCTTTTATGATTTAGGTCGTGGCCCCGGACAGCGACCTTCTACCGGAGTATTTATTTATGCCAACCCGCAAAACCAAATCCAAAAGAACTTCAACAAAGAAGCATTGAAGATACTGGAGACTAAAAAGAGCCAGTTAACTATCGAACAGCAGGCGGTGGGTACACCGGTTATCCCGGCTCATAAGTTCAAGGCAAACTTTGTTGAGTATTTTGAGGATTATATCAAATTAAATAAACGAGAAGGCAACCGGCATCTGGCCTGCTGTCTTACCAAGTTTAAGGCTTATATCAAAAGTGATTTTATCTCACCGGTAGATATTACGGAGAACTTTTGTAAAAGGTTCCGGCGGCATTTGCTGGATACATTGACTGGCGAAACTCCGGCCAACTATTATGCACGTTTCAAATGGGTGTTGAAAGCTGCCACTAAGGATGGATACTTCAGGAGTAACCCGACAGAGGACATCCCGGCAGTACGCAATCCAAGCGCTGCGTTGAAGGAACACCTGGAATCAGAGGAATATGTTGCGTTACTCAATACTCCCTGTTTTAATCAGCAGGTGAAGCTGGCTTTCTTGTTTAGTTGTTATACCGGGCTGAGATGGGTGGATGTGAAAAGACTGGAATGGCAGGATTTACAAGGTGGCACATTAATTACAAGGATCATACAGCAGAAAACCGGCAAGCCGGTGGTGCTTACCCTGCACCCTATAGCCCTTGCTATTTTGGAAGAAATTAAACAATTGCAGCTAGGTAAGGCAACTTCTACCAATAAAGTATTCAGCTTGCCTACAGCTAATGGAGCTAATAAAGTGTTGGGAGAATGGATTAAGCGGGCTGGTGTCAATAAATACGTAACATGGTCCTGTGCAAGATTAAGTTTTTCCATACTATTAAAGGATAAGAACGTGGATGATGTCACTATTGCTTATCTGATGGGGCATACAACTACCAGACAGGTGCAGCAGACTTACAAAAGGCATAAACCCAAAGATCAGTCAGAGGCAATCAGTCACTTACCTTCTTTTAATATTGCGGGTTTCCTTTAG
- the treY gene encoding malto-oligosyltrehalose synthase — protein sequence MRSYNPPTATYRIQFHAGFTFKQLKEIIPYLHALGISTIYASPVFRATPGSQHGYDVTDPHMINPEIGTIDELREIHQLLQQHDMTWLQDIVPNHMAFHAENTRLYDVMERGPLSPYYHYFDIDWHHPDFAGKLMAPVLGRPVEACISDHEIKLGIRPDGFTLNYYQQVFPLSVTAYDLISDQLADSDALPLKKLFSALYQRATAGTSLDEWSSSKRELMAEVKDLGMLQALVDKVNNNAALMTKILAKQDYRLACWSDADRAINYRRFFTVNELITLKMETPEVFNEYHTFLHSLYRENLVQGLRIDHIDGLQDPETYIARLRQLFGGSCYIIAEKILEAQESLQYSWDLQGTSGYEFLAFVNHLLSNQQGVVELREYYNTLVPSVYEDLVLEKKRLILERYMGGEWDNLVRLCYTLKLADARVNRDLLKEAIGLFMICLPVYRLYPGPGDVGSNELVAATFAHMRSMNRSAESAILLLEQWWEQHKLPFLMRLMQFTGPLTAKGVEDTTFYVYNALLSHNEVGDSPATVPVNFHQLMIIRQQQTPHALNTTATHDTKRGEDGRMRLNMLTLFAREWKELIGQWRAMNQPGPLLNDEYFIYQSIVSGYFESSPEFIERLQQYIIKALRESKVNSSWSSPDEEYEKKATDFISRVLQSKSFLDTLLPFIEKLDSYAYVASLAQVLVKMTAPGIPDTYQGTEIWDYSYVDPDNRRPVDYAVRSSFLNKISALSGSALFDYLATHRKEGAEKLYLIWKVLHCRKRFPNLFLEGDYLPLQTSAGNVLAFARVYKQEWAVVVIPLPDERPVTASVLLPKGAPVRWKDIFSGERIAIEGAVDVGLVLKRFPVGLLIPENI from the coding sequence ATGAGATCGTATAATCCGCCTACCGCTACATATCGCATACAGTTTCATGCGGGGTTTACATTTAAGCAACTGAAAGAGATCATACCTTACCTGCATGCATTGGGGATCTCTACTATTTATGCATCGCCGGTCTTCAGGGCAACACCGGGAAGTCAGCATGGGTATGATGTGACAGACCCTCATATGATCAATCCTGAGATAGGAACGATTGATGAGCTACGGGAGATTCACCAGTTATTACAACAGCATGACATGACCTGGTTGCAGGATATCGTGCCGAATCATATGGCATTTCATGCGGAGAATACGCGCTTGTATGATGTGATGGAACGGGGGCCGTTGTCGCCGTATTACCATTACTTTGATATTGACTGGCATCATCCTGATTTTGCGGGGAAGCTGATGGCACCGGTATTAGGCAGGCCTGTGGAGGCGTGCATCAGTGATCATGAAATAAAACTGGGGATAAGGCCTGATGGGTTTACACTGAATTATTACCAGCAGGTGTTTCCATTGTCGGTGACGGCCTATGACTTGATCAGCGATCAGTTGGCAGATAGCGATGCATTGCCGCTAAAGAAATTGTTTTCGGCCCTGTACCAGCGGGCTACGGCAGGCACCTCGCTGGATGAATGGAGCAGTTCGAAGCGGGAGCTGATGGCGGAGGTAAAAGATCTGGGGATGTTGCAGGCATTGGTGGATAAGGTGAATAACAATGCTGCGTTGATGACTAAAATATTGGCGAAGCAGGATTACCGGTTAGCTTGCTGGAGTGATGCGGATCGGGCGATTAATTACAGGAGGTTTTTTACGGTGAATGAGTTGATCACTTTGAAGATGGAAACGCCTGAGGTGTTTAACGAATACCATACCTTTTTGCATAGTTTATATAGGGAGAACCTGGTGCAGGGCCTGCGGATTGATCATATAGATGGCTTGCAGGATCCGGAGACGTATATAGCGAGGTTGCGGCAGTTGTTTGGGGGGAGTTGTTATATCATAGCGGAGAAGATCCTGGAGGCGCAGGAGAGTTTGCAGTATAGTTGGGATTTGCAGGGAACGAGTGGATATGAGTTTTTGGCGTTTGTAAATCATTTGTTGAGTAATCAGCAGGGGGTAGTGGAATTGCGGGAATATTATAATACGCTGGTACCATCTGTTTATGAGGATCTTGTATTGGAGAAAAAGAGGCTGATTTTAGAGCGGTATATGGGGGGTGAGTGGGATAACCTGGTGAGGTTGTGTTATACGCTTAAATTGGCGGATGCGAGGGTTAACAGGGATTTATTGAAGGAGGCGATTGGGTTGTTTATGATTTGTTTGCCGGTGTATAGGTTGTACCCGGGGCCTGGGGATGTTGGTTCCAATGAACTGGTGGCTGCTACATTTGCGCATATGCGGTCAATGAACAGGTCTGCGGAGTCGGCTATATTGCTATTGGAGCAGTGGTGGGAGCAGCATAAATTGCCGTTTTTGATGCGGTTAATGCAGTTTACGGGGCCGTTAACGGCAAAAGGTGTTGAAGACACGACGTTTTATGTATACAATGCTTTATTGTCTCATAATGAAGTAGGTGATAGTCCGGCTACTGTTCCGGTTAATTTTCACCAGTTGATGATTATTCGCCAGCAGCAGACACCTCATGCGCTGAATACGACGGCAACGCATGATACGAAGAGAGGGGAAGACGGAAGGATGAGGTTGAATATGTTGACTTTGTTTGCGCGGGAGTGGAAGGAGTTGATTGGGCAATGGCGGGCAATGAATCAACCTGGGCCATTGTTGAATGACGAGTATTTCATTTATCAGAGTATTGTTAGTGGTTATTTTGAGTCTTCTCCGGAATTCATTGAGCGATTGCAGCAATACATTATCAAGGCGCTTCGGGAAAGCAAGGTGAATTCGAGCTGGTCATCTCCTGATGAGGAATATGAAAAGAAGGCGACAGACTTCATCTCCCGGGTATTGCAGTCTAAATCATTCCTGGATACGCTGCTTCCCTTTATTGAAAAACTGGATAGCTATGCTTATGTGGCATCATTAGCGCAGGTGCTTGTAAAAATGACAGCTCCGGGAATTCCGGATACTTACCAGGGCACGGAGATTTGGGATTACAGCTATGTAGACCCTGATAACCGGAGGCCGGTGGATTATGCTGTTCGTTCTTCTTTTTTGAACAAGATCTCTGCCCTTTCCGGGTCCGCGCTCTTTGACTACCTGGCTACTCACCGGAAGGAGGGGGCAGAAAAACTGTACCTGATATGGAAGGTGTTGCATTGCAGGAAGCGTTTTCCGAATTTGTTTTTGGAGGGGGATTATTTGCCCCTGCAAACCAGTGCTGGTAATGTGCTGGCGTTTGCGCGGGTGTATAAGCAGGAATGGGCGGTGGTGGTGATTCCTTTACCTGATGAGCGGCCGGTTACGGCTTCTGTTCTTTTACCAAAGGGGGCACCGGTAAGGTGGAAGGATATTTTTTCGGGAGAGCGTATAGCGATTGAGGGCGCTGTGGATGTGGGTTTGGTGTTAAAAAGGTTTCCTGTTGGGTTGTTGATTCCGGAAAATATTTGA
- the treZ gene encoding malto-oligosyltrehalose trehalohydrolase — MRTVYTFTGSTILENGTGLFSVWAPFRESVSLLVKTPEPATIPMQKNEEGYWQVSIPDAAPGMTYNYLLDGQLERPDPASRYQPEGVHGPSALIANNFKWSDEGWKGLDLNEMIIYEIHTGTFTPLQNFKGIISKLNYLRSLGINAIEIMPIAQFPGHRNWGYDGVYPYAVHNSYGTVNELKALVNAAHQYGIAVILDVVYNHLGPEGAYFADFGPWYTDKYRTPWGAAINFDDAHADAVRAYFIRNALMWLEECHIDGLRLDAVHAIWDSSAKHFTEELAEAVNSLSHATGRKKILLAEIDFNNPRYIKAPEKGGYGMHGQWVDEFHHALHVVLTKEKEGYYEDFDGLPSLAKAWRDSYVYTGQYSPHRKRKFGVVPHDLSYDKFIVFTQNHDQVGNRMLGDRLAAQLPMEANKLAAAMLLLSPHTPMLFMGEEYGETRPFLYFTSHGDEELSRAVSEGRRNEFKAFSWAGDVPDPQMDKTYEQSMLSWPVPGPLLEYYRYLIALRKTRRALLNTERDNIWVNMPQPEDVILSVERAGNDDRLLLLFNCSDQQAVFVHNRPHLLHKKFDSSVAIWQGPGPTAPDEVAEGTAIKLQPYSAIIYEIV; from the coding sequence TTGAGAACAGTATATACATTCACCGGGTCCACCATTCTTGAAAATGGAACCGGGTTATTTAGTGTTTGGGCACCCTTTAGAGAATCAGTTTCATTGCTGGTAAAAACACCGGAGCCTGCTACTATTCCCATGCAGAAAAATGAAGAAGGTTATTGGCAGGTAAGTATACCGGATGCTGCACCGGGTATGACTTACAACTATTTGCTGGATGGGCAGCTAGAGCGTCCTGATCCAGCATCACGTTATCAACCGGAGGGAGTGCATGGTCCGTCTGCCTTGATAGCAAATAATTTCAAATGGTCGGATGAGGGCTGGAAAGGACTTGATCTGAACGAGATGATCATCTATGAGATTCACACGGGCACATTTACCCCATTGCAGAATTTCAAAGGGATTATATCCAAGCTCAATTACCTGCGTTCACTGGGGATTAATGCGATAGAGATCATGCCCATTGCTCAGTTCCCCGGTCACCGCAACTGGGGATATGATGGTGTATATCCTTACGCAGTGCATAATTCTTATGGTACAGTGAATGAATTAAAAGCACTGGTGAACGCAGCACATCAATATGGGATTGCAGTAATACTTGATGTAGTATATAATCACCTGGGCCCGGAGGGTGCATATTTTGCAGACTTTGGTCCATGGTATACAGATAAGTACAGGACACCATGGGGAGCGGCCATCAATTTTGATGATGCGCATGCTGATGCGGTGAGGGCATATTTTATCCGGAATGCATTGATGTGGCTGGAAGAATGTCATATAGACGGTTTGCGGCTGGATGCAGTGCATGCGATCTGGGATAGCAGTGCAAAGCATTTTACAGAAGAACTGGCTGAGGCGGTGAATTCATTATCGCATGCCACAGGCAGGAAAAAAATCCTCTTAGCAGAAATAGATTTCAACAATCCAAGGTATATCAAAGCGCCGGAAAAAGGTGGATATGGCATGCATGGACAATGGGTGGACGAGTTTCATCATGCCCTGCATGTGGTGCTGACGAAGGAGAAGGAAGGGTATTATGAGGATTTCGATGGCTTGCCTTCGCTGGCGAAGGCGTGGAGGGATAGTTACGTGTATACGGGACAGTATTCTCCGCACAGGAAGCGGAAGTTTGGAGTGGTACCGCATGATTTGTCCTATGATAAATTCATCGTGTTCACCCAAAACCATGATCAGGTAGGCAACCGGATGCTGGGAGACCGGCTGGCAGCCCAGTTGCCAATGGAGGCGAATAAGCTGGCAGCGGCGATGTTGTTATTATCTCCGCACACGCCAATGTTGTTTATGGGAGAGGAATATGGGGAGACGCGGCCGTTTCTTTATTTCACAAGTCATGGTGATGAAGAGCTGTCCAGGGCGGTGAGTGAGGGTCGTAGAAATGAATTTAAAGCATTTTCCTGGGCGGGGGATGTACCGGATCCGCAAATGGACAAAACATATGAACAGTCCATGCTTTCCTGGCCTGTACCGGGCCCTTTGCTGGAATATTACCGTTACCTGATAGCCTTGCGGAAAACGAGAAGAGCGTTGTTAAATACGGAGCGAGATAATATCTGGGTGAACATGCCACAACCGGAAGATGTTATTCTATCGGTAGAACGTGCAGGCAATGATGATCGATTGTTGCTCTTGTTTAACTGCAGTGATCAGCAGGCGGTGTTTGTGCATAACCGTCCTCATTTGTTACATAAAAAGTTTGATTCATCAGTAGCTATCTGGCAGGGCCCTGGCCCAACAGCGCCGGATGAAGTTGCAGAGGGTACCGCTATAAAATTACAACCATACTCAGCTATTATTTATGAGATCGTATAA
- a CDS encoding glycoside hydrolase family 13 protein: MWWKESIIYQIYPRSFKDSNGDGIGDLLGIISKLDYLESLGIDTVWLNPIFSSPNDDNGYDISNYYDIMKEYGTMKEFEILLKGLHQRKIKLLLDLVVNHTSDEHPWFKEARQSRENAYYNYYHWWPAEKGQPPFRFSHFDPSGQAWTYNKATDSYYLHYFSSKMPDLNWENPQVRKEVYDIMRFWINKGVDGFRLDAICYISKDTTWPEIETHDWGAFYAHGPHLHDYLQEMNREVLENTDITTLAEAAGITIDEALHFVEENRKELHMLYHFEGMHLGYLKDAYKRPDPKGIDLVELKRLYTAWDQIYETGGWGTIYLTNHDQPRMVSRWGSDIETYRETSAKMLITFLLTMRATPIFYNGDEIGMTNIRFENIDDYKDIDTINMYKYLENKGEDTSRFLLDQQMAARDNSRTPFQWDAATHAGFTDGTPWIRVNDNHTFINEAAQEKDERSILQFFRQAVLLRKHQPALVYGKYQLYDAAHPQVYTYTRTLNETMFLVVLNFSKETIEYKLPFLLERDIEPLVNNMLTFELEGEYLHLAPYQALIFGPLPPVMPIAAAAEAKAEVLPLEEETI; encoded by the coding sequence ATGTGGTGGAAAGAAAGTATCATTTATCAAATATATCCCCGCAGTTTCAAAGACAGCAATGGAGATGGAATCGGTGATCTGTTGGGTATTATATCGAAACTGGATTACCTCGAAAGCCTGGGTATTGACACCGTATGGCTCAACCCGATCTTTAGCTCTCCCAATGATGACAATGGATATGATATCAGTAACTACTACGATATCATGAAGGAGTATGGCACGATGAAAGAATTTGAAATCTTATTAAAAGGGTTGCATCAAAGAAAGATAAAACTGCTGCTGGACCTGGTCGTGAATCATACCAGTGATGAACATCCCTGGTTCAAAGAAGCGCGTCAGTCAAGGGAGAACGCCTACTACAATTATTACCACTGGTGGCCTGCCGAAAAGGGTCAACCTCCTTTCCGGTTTAGTCACTTCGACCCATCCGGCCAGGCATGGACCTACAATAAAGCCACTGACAGTTATTACCTGCATTACTTCTCTTCCAAAATGCCTGACCTGAACTGGGAAAATCCACAGGTGCGAAAAGAAGTATACGATATTATGCGGTTCTGGATCAACAAAGGGGTAGACGGCTTCCGGCTGGATGCCATCTGTTATATCAGCAAAGATACCACCTGGCCGGAAATTGAAACACATGACTGGGGAGCCTTCTACGCACATGGGCCACATCTGCATGATTATTTACAGGAGATGAACAGGGAAGTGCTCGAAAATACTGACATCACTACGCTTGCTGAAGCAGCTGGTATCACCATCGATGAGGCATTGCACTTCGTGGAAGAAAACAGGAAGGAACTCCACATGCTCTACCATTTTGAAGGCATGCATCTCGGCTATCTCAAAGATGCCTACAAACGCCCGGACCCAAAGGGCATCGATCTGGTGGAACTAAAACGTCTTTACACCGCCTGGGATCAGATCTACGAAACCGGGGGCTGGGGCACCATTTACCTCACTAACCATGATCAACCCAGGATGGTGAGCCGCTGGGGCAGTGACATTGAAACTTACCGGGAAACCTCCGCTAAAATGCTGATTACTTTTTTACTCACCATGAGGGCAACGCCCATCTTTTACAATGGTGATGAAATTGGCATGACGAATATCAGGTTTGAAAATATTGATGACTACAAAGACATCGATACGATCAATATGTACAAATACCTGGAAAACAAAGGGGAGGATACCAGCCGTTTTTTACTGGACCAGCAAATGGCTGCCAGGGATAACAGCCGCACACCTTTTCAGTGGGATGCTGCTACCCATGCCGGTTTTACAGATGGCACTCCCTGGATCAGGGTAAATGATAACCATACTTTCATCAATGAAGCGGCGCAGGAAAAAGACGAACGATCGATATTACAGTTTTTCAGACAAGCAGTATTATTGCGCAAACACCAGCCGGCCCTGGTGTATGGTAAGTACCAGTTATATGATGCGGCACATCCACAGGTATACACGTATACGCGCACACTGAATGAAACCATGTTCCTGGTGGTGCTGAATTTTTCAAAAGAAACCATTGAATACAAACTGCCATTCCTGCTGGAGCGGGATATAGAACCGCTTGTGAATAACATGCTGACTTTTGAGCTGGAAGGAGAGTATCTGCACCTGGCCCCTTATCAGGCCCTGATATTCGGACCTTTGCCACCTGTAATGCCGATTGCCGCTGCTGCTGAAGCGAAGGCAGAAGTATTGCCACTGGAAGAGGAAACTATTTAA
- a CDS encoding GNAT family N-acetyltransferase, with the protein MLICETERLILRKFTLDDAPFIMTLLNSPTWIEFLGDRNIHTEEDAQLYLSNGPLASYAMRGFGLYLVALKDTNIPIGMSGLIKRDGLEHVDVGFALLPAYTGQGYAYEAAKAVLDYGYKTLHLPRIVAIARADNKHSVALLGKLGMKFSDNVMLVGIDQPMCLFK; encoded by the coding sequence ATGTTAATCTGCGAAACTGAAAGACTGATTCTGCGCAAGTTCACACTTGACGATGCCCCATTTATTATGACCTTACTCAACTCCCCTACCTGGATTGAGTTTCTGGGTGACAGGAATATTCATACTGAGGAAGATGCGCAGCTTTACCTGAGCAATGGCCCACTGGCTAGTTATGCAATGCGGGGATTTGGTCTTTACCTCGTGGCATTAAAAGATACGAACATTCCCATTGGGATGAGTGGATTGATCAAACGGGATGGCCTGGAACACGTGGATGTAGGCTTCGCACTGCTGCCGGCATATACCGGGCAGGGATACGCGTACGAGGCCGCAAAAGCTGTGCTGGACTATGGATACAAGACCCTTCACCTGCCGCGTATCGTGGCCATTGCACGGGCAGATAACAAACATTCAGTGGCGCTTTTGGGAAAATTAGGAATGAAGTTCTCTGACAATGTCATGCTTGTTGGCATCGATCAACCCATGTGCCTGTTTAAATAG
- a CDS encoding GH92 family glycosyl hydrolase, with product MKKNCTFSTLFSTIILASCLLTQTGHAQDKSLTGFVNPYIGSQGHGHVFVGANVPYGAVQLGPSQTMQSWDQFNGWDWCSGYNYISNDILGFTHTHLSGTGIGDLNDLMIVPASGHLELQPAQKLDMSTGYGSNFKRANEVVKPGYYATYLDKYKVRVELTATTRVGFHHYHFDNADSAHLLIDLEFSMCWDSPVETTIKKINDTTFIGYRFSKGWANDQRLFFAIKTSQPITQLNLFNGNDAVPGTTAKGKGVKAAMYFNAASNPDLYLKVGISPVSEENALGNIAAEVPGWNFEQVKTAADLAWNKDLNKIDFVADDATKTTFYTALYHSHFFPAVFNDHNGDYRGTDKKVYTNQKFTNYTVMSLWDTYRGLHPLMSVIDPVLVKDMTHSMLMVYKQQGRLPVWPLEGCETDCMIGNPAIPVIADAYMKGLLDPADVALAYEAVRKTAMRKAGGLQFVQELKYIPADSMTIESVAWGLEYAIADYGVAQMAKKLGKTKDAAYFTSRAALYKQYWDANRSHFVGRLADGSFRKEFDPLEAKHRSNDYCEGNGWQYTWLVPQDAKGLVNLFGEKKFQTSLDSFFNMSSSLGQGSSPDISGMIGQYAQGNEPSHHVAYLYAVIGQPWKTADIVREAMGKYYTNAADGLCGNEDAGQMSAWYVLSAMGFYPMNPMNGTFVFGSPLMDQAVIRLSGNKKFAIVVKNNSKENKYIQKVVLNGMVYNKSFFLYKDVMKGGKMEIYMGNKPSATFGVKQADRPI from the coding sequence TTGAAGAAGAATTGCACATTTTCAACGTTATTTTCAACTATTATACTGGCATCCTGCCTGTTGACACAGACTGGTCACGCACAGGATAAATCTCTTACCGGGTTCGTTAATCCGTACATCGGTTCGCAGGGCCATGGGCACGTATTCGTAGGTGCTAATGTACCTTATGGTGCAGTGCAGCTCGGCCCAAGTCAGACCATGCAGAGCTGGGATCAGTTCAATGGATGGGACTGGTGTAGCGGGTACAATTATATCAGTAATGATATTCTTGGTTTTACGCATACACACCTGAGTGGTACTGGTATCGGGGATCTGAATGATCTGATGATCGTACCAGCCAGCGGTCACCTGGAATTACAGCCTGCGCAAAAACTGGATATGAGCACCGGTTATGGTTCCAATTTTAAAAGAGCAAATGAAGTAGTAAAACCTGGTTATTACGCTACTTACCTCGACAAGTACAAGGTAAGGGTAGAACTGACTGCCACTACCAGGGTGGGTTTTCATCATTACCATTTCGATAATGCGGATAGCGCTCACCTGTTAATAGACCTGGAATTCAGCATGTGTTGGGATTCCCCGGTTGAGACGACTATTAAAAAGATAAATGATACCACGTTTATAGGTTACCGTTTTTCCAAAGGATGGGCCAATGATCAGCGCCTGTTTTTTGCAATTAAAACATCACAGCCAATCACGCAACTGAACCTCTTCAACGGCAATGACGCTGTACCAGGTACGACAGCAAAAGGTAAAGGTGTAAAAGCAGCAATGTACTTCAATGCTGCGTCCAATCCGGACCTTTATCTGAAAGTAGGGATCTCTCCTGTGAGTGAAGAAAATGCACTGGGCAATATTGCTGCTGAAGTACCAGGATGGAATTTCGAACAGGTGAAAACAGCTGCTGACCTGGCGTGGAATAAAGATCTGAACAAGATCGATTTCGTTGCAGACGATGCTACTAAAACTACTTTCTACACTGCACTCTATCATAGCCATTTCTTCCCTGCAGTATTCAATGATCACAATGGTGATTATCGTGGCACTGACAAGAAAGTATATACCAATCAGAAATTCACGAATTACACTGTAATGTCTCTCTGGGATACCTACCGTGGCCTGCATCCTTTAATGTCAGTGATCGATCCTGTACTGGTAAAGGATATGACGCATTCTATGCTGATGGTTTACAAACAACAGGGCCGCCTGCCGGTATGGCCGCTGGAAGGTTGTGAAACGGATTGTATGATTGGTAACCCTGCTATCCCTGTGATTGCAGATGCCTATATGAAAGGATTGCTGGATCCTGCTGATGTAGCGCTGGCATACGAGGCAGTGAGAAAAACGGCGATGAGAAAAGCAGGTGGTTTGCAGTTTGTGCAGGAGTTAAAATACATTCCTGCCGATAGCATGACCATTGAATCTGTAGCCTGGGGCCTGGAATATGCGATTGCCGATTATGGAGTAGCACAGATGGCTAAGAAACTGGGTAAAACCAAGGATGCTGCTTATTTCACCAGTAGGGCAGCTTTATACAAACAATATTGGGATGCTAACAGGAGTCATTTTGTAGGCAGACTGGCTGATGGTAGTTTTAGAAAAGAATTTGATCCGCTGGAAGCAAAACATCGTTCCAATGACTATTGCGAAGGGAATGGCTGGCAATATACCTGGCTGGTACCGCAGGATGCAAAAGGACTGGTGAACCTGTTTGGCGAAAAGAAATTCCAGACCTCTCTGGATTCCTTCTTTAACATGTCTTCTTCACTTGGTCAGGGTAGTTCTCCTGATATCTCCGGTATGATTGGCCAGTATGCACAAGGTAATGAACCGAGCCATCACGTGGCATACCTGTATGCCGTAATTGGTCAGCCATGGAAGACTGCAGACATCGTAAGAGAAGCCATGGGCAAATACTATACGAATGCCGCTGATGGTTTATGTGGTAATGAAGATGCAGGACAGATGAGTGCATGGTATGTATTGTCTGCAATGGGCTTCTATCCGATGAATCCGATGAACGGTACATTTGTATTCGGTTCTCCGCTGATGGATCAGGCAGTGATCAGGTTATCCGGTAATAAAAAGTTTGCTATTGTAGTGAAAAACAATAGCAAAGAGAATAAGTATATTCAGAAAGTGGTGCTGAATGGCATGGTGTATAATAAATCTTTCTTCCTGTACAAGGATGTGATGAAAGGTGGTAAAATGGAAATTTATATGGGTAACAAGCCTTCCGCAACATTTGGTGTGAAGCAGGCTGACAGACCTATCTGA